A window from Methanocalculus alkaliphilus encodes these proteins:
- the cofH gene encoding 5-amino-6-(D-ribitylamino)uracil--L-tyrosine 4-hydroxyphenyl transferase CofH codes for MGKRIGAILRGVAAGERITEQDAVTLLGAKGRDVLRVAEAADEVRQMTVGDQVTFVRNQNINVTNICVNACGFCGFSRRPGHPETFAYSLDIIEEKAREAKDLHHITEICSVSGLHPDYDAGMYTGIIKAIRRGAPGVHIHAGNPMEVAYAARQSGISTAEVLLQLKSAGLASLCGTGAEILVDSVRAAICPGKIPTDEWVRIIRECHGMGIPTTATIMYGHIESDADRARHLAIIREIQDATNGFTEFVPLSFIHQQTPIYRQGKARGGATGREDILMHAVSRLFLDNLRHIQVSWVKLGQKMAQLLLLSGADDLGGTVYEESISKSAGAPATDFLDPQVMRRMAEDLGRTLRERNTLYQMI; via the coding sequence ATGGGGAAACGGATAGGGGCTATCCTCAGGGGTGTGGCGGCCGGTGAGAGGATAACAGAACAGGATGCCGTCACGCTTCTTGGGGCAAAGGGGCGTGATGTTCTCAGGGTTGCAGAAGCGGCAGATGAGGTCCGGCAGATGACGGTCGGGGATCAGGTGACGTTTGTCCGGAACCAGAATATCAATGTGACAAATATCTGTGTGAATGCCTGTGGCTTCTGCGGCTTCTCGCGGCGGCCCGGCCATCCGGAGACGTTTGCATATTCTCTGGATATCATCGAGGAGAAGGCACGGGAGGCGAAGGATCTCCATCATATCACCGAGATCTGCTCGGTCTCCGGCCTCCATCCTGACTATGATGCCGGGATGTACACCGGGATCATCAAGGCGATCAGGCGGGGTGCGCCCGGTGTGCATATCCATGCCGGCAATCCGATGGAGGTGGCGTATGCGGCACGGCAGAGCGGGATATCAACTGCCGAGGTTCTCCTTCAGCTTAAGAGTGCCGGGCTTGCATCCCTCTGCGGCACCGGTGCTGAGATCCTCGTCGACTCTGTCAGGGCTGCGATCTGTCCGGGGAAGATCCCGACCGATGAGTGGGTCCGGATCATCAGGGAGTGTCATGGGATGGGTATTCCGACGACCGCGACGATCATGTACGGCCATATCGAGTCCGATGCCGACCGTGCCCGCCATCTCGCGATCATCAGGGAGATTCAGGATGCGACGAATGGATTTACCGAGTTTGTCCCCCTCTCCTTCATCCATCAGCAGACTCCCATCTATCGGCAGGGGAAGGCACGGGGAGGTGCGACAGGGAGGGAGGATATCCTGATGCATGCGGTATCGAGGCTGTTCCTTGATAACCTCCGGCATATTCAGGTCTCCTGGGTGAAACTTGGCCAGAAGATGGCCCAGCTCCTCCTCCTCTCCGGTGCTGATGATCTCGGGGGGACCGTCTATGAAGAGTCGATCTCAAAGAGTGCGGGTGCACCAGCGACCGACTTCCTTGATCCTCAGGTGATGCGGCGGATGGCAGAGGATCTCGGCCGGACTCTTCGGGAGCGGAACACCCTCTACCAGATGATCTAA
- a CDS encoding cobalamin B12-binding domain-containing protein: MKSGNAASPADALEVALLSSDRVGARKILRDSCSTDEPYQCITDLIEPALRSIGVKWADGEASLSQVYVSGRICEEFIRSLPVPSSGIRPDQPVIGIAVLEDYHTLGKETVMTALHASGYQVTDYGAGLLVSDLVEKIRDDGIEVIFISALMLRAALKVRELTTSLKEAGLSVRVIVGGAPFLFDEHLWQEVDADAFAHDAGEAVSLVGGGLP, encoded by the coding sequence ATGAAGAGTGGGAATGCTGCATCTCCAGCAGATGCCCTTGAAGTGGCCCTTCTTTCATCAGATCGTGTCGGTGCCCGGAAGATCCTCAGGGACTCCTGCAGCACGGATGAGCCATATCAGTGCATCACCGATCTCATCGAGCCCGCACTCAGATCGATAGGGGTAAAGTGGGCTGATGGGGAAGCCTCTCTCTCCCAGGTGTATGTCAGCGGGAGGATATGCGAAGAATTTATCCGCTCGCTCCCGGTTCCATCATCCGGGATCCGGCCTGATCAGCCGGTGATTGGTATTGCAGTCCTTGAGGACTACCATACCCTCGGAAAAGAGACGGTCATGACCGCCCTTCATGCTTCAGGGTACCAGGTGACCGATTATGGTGCCGGTCTTTTGGTTTCTGATCTTGTGGAAAAGATCAGAGATGATGGAATTGAGGTTATCTTCATTTCGGCACTGATGCTTCGGGCAGCCCTGAAAGTACGGGAGCTCACTACTTCCCTGAAAGAGGCGGGCCTCTCTGTCAGGGTGATCGTCGGGGGAGCCCCCTTTCTTTTTGATGAGCATCTCTGGCAGGAGGTTGATGCAGATGCCTTTGCTCATGATGCAGGAGAGGCCGTTTCACTGGTCGGGGGTGGCCTGCCGTGA
- a CDS encoding uroporphyrinogen decarboxylase family protein: MSDGEMTSLERTETALSLTEPDRLPLFLNLTMHGARETGLSIREYFSDPAHVVLGQERLRERYGGDSMTGFCYGAAEGEAFGGETIFFDDGPPNAGAPPVRDIESLEVPDPTMSPALLRMLTATRILADRYGDTVPIAGVAISPFSLPVMQLGFGRYLDLLLAEDPLFWRLMEVNREFCITWASLQIEAGATAIVYFDPVSSPTIIPPDLARKTGLAIAKEVIREIPGPVAYHLASGRALPIARELIESGAVAVGVSALESLADLKEAFKGEIAIIGNLDGVSMRNWSLETATRKVREAIDMGAPGGGFILSDNHGEIPWQVQDPVIRAIADAAHLYGRYPAP, translated from the coding sequence GTGAGTGATGGTGAGATGACCTCTCTTGAACGAACAGAGACTGCCCTCTCTCTTACTGAACCGGATCGTCTCCCACTCTTCCTCAATCTCACCATGCATGGAGCACGGGAGACCGGGCTTTCCATCCGGGAGTACTTTAGCGATCCCGCACATGTCGTTCTGGGGCAGGAAAGGCTGCGGGAGCGATACGGAGGGGACAGCATGACCGGATTCTGCTATGGTGCCGCAGAGGGGGAGGCATTTGGTGGGGAGACCATCTTCTTTGATGATGGTCCTCCAAACGCGGGAGCCCCGCCGGTGCGGGATATCGAATCTCTTGAGGTTCCCGATCCTACCATGTCTCCGGCACTTCTCCGGATGCTGACAGCGACCCGGATCCTGGCTGATCGATATGGCGACACCGTCCCGATTGCCGGAGTAGCCATCTCACCGTTCTCTCTTCCTGTGATGCAGCTTGGGTTCGGACGATATCTCGATCTCCTTCTTGCAGAAGATCCACTCTTCTGGCGCCTGATGGAGGTGAACCGGGAGTTTTGTATCACATGGGCCTCGCTCCAGATTGAGGCGGGTGCGACTGCGATAGTCTACTTCGATCCGGTCTCTTCACCGACGATCATCCCTCCGGACCTTGCCCGAAAGACCGGTCTTGCGATTGCAAAAGAGGTTATCCGGGAGATACCAGGTCCTGTTGCGTACCATCTGGCCTCCGGACGGGCCCTTCCTATTGCCAGGGAACTGATAGAATCCGGAGCGGTCGCCGTTGGTGTCTCTGCACTTGAGAGTCTTGCTGACCTGAAAGAAGCCTTCAAAGGGGAGATTGCCATCATCGGCAATCTGGATGGGGTTTCAATGCGGAACTGGTCTTTGGAGACCGCCACGCGGAAGGTGAGGGAAGCGATCGATATGGGGGCCCCGGGTGGCGGCTTTATCCTCTCTGATAACCATGGCGAGATTCCCTGGCAGGTTCAGGACCCGGTCATCAGGGCAATCGCAGATGCAGCACACCTGTATGGGAGATATCCGGCGCCATGA
- the hmgA gene encoding hydroxymethylglutaryl-CoA reductase (NADPH): MDDHRADLRSGKLKLYALEKVLPPDEAVGLRREFIAEETDTDLSALGEYTIPIDRVVARNCENMIGCVQIPVGVAGPVTVCGEYAEGSFWLPLATTEGALVASVNRGCSAISKAGGAEVRILRDGMTRAPVFAADSVAHAHEVVAFAEDHLMEIAEIAQSTTSHGEFLGMVPYIVGTSVFLRFEFDTKDAMGMNMVTIASQKVADYIAEETGARLVALSGNMCTDKKPAAINLVEGRGKSVTAGIFLPDDLIRDVFKCDAASLLDVNTRKNLVGSARAGALGFNAHAANIIAALYIACGQDPAHVVEGSSCITTADPMDGGVYVAVTLPAIQVGTVGGGTGIATQAACLSLLGVAGGGDPPGANAKAFAEIVAAGVLAGELSLLGALAAQHLAKAHKELGRG; encoded by the coding sequence ATGGATGATCATCGTGCGGATCTCAGATCCGGGAAACTGAAACTCTACGCACTTGAGAAGGTTCTCCCCCCGGATGAGGCGGTCGGCCTCAGGCGGGAGTTCATTGCCGAAGAGACGGATACCGATCTTTCTGCCCTTGGTGAGTACACGATCCCGATTGACCGGGTGGTTGCCCGGAACTGCGAGAATATGATCGGCTGTGTCCAGATCCCGGTCGGTGTTGCAGGCCCGGTCACCGTCTGCGGAGAGTATGCGGAGGGTTCGTTCTGGCTTCCGCTTGCGACGACGGAAGGCGCCCTTGTCGCATCGGTGAACCGTGGCTGCTCTGCGATCTCAAAGGCCGGGGGTGCGGAGGTCCGGATCCTCCGTGACGGGATGACCCGTGCACCGGTCTTTGCAGCCGATTCTGTTGCCCATGCCCATGAGGTGGTCGCATTTGCCGAGGATCATCTGATGGAGATTGCGGAGATCGCCCAATCGACGACATCGCATGGCGAGTTCCTTGGCATGGTCCCCTATATTGTCGGGACGAGCGTCTTCCTCCGGTTCGAGTTCGATACAAAAGACGCCATGGGGATGAATATGGTGACGATCGCCTCCCAGAAGGTGGCAGATTACATTGCAGAGGAGACGGGTGCCCGGCTCGTCGCCCTCTCCGGGAATATGTGTACCGATAAGAAGCCTGCCGCCATCAATCTTGTGGAGGGGAGGGGGAAGAGCGTCACCGCCGGGATCTTCCTCCCTGACGATCTCATCAGGGATGTCTTCAAGTGCGATGCGGCCTCGCTTCTGGATGTCAATACCCGGAAGAACCTGGTCGGGTCCGCCCGTGCCGGTGCCCTCGGCTTCAATGCCCATGCCGCAAACATCATCGCGGCTCTCTATATCGCCTGCGGCCAGGATCCCGCCCATGTGGTGGAGGGGTCGTCCTGCATCACGACCGCCGATCCGATGGATGGCGGGGTGTATGTGGCGGTGACGCTCCCGGCAATACAGGTTGGAACCGTTGGCGGGGGGACCGGGATCGCGACCCAGGCCGCCTGCCTCTCCCTCCTTGGTGTTGCAGGCGGCGGGGATCCGCCGGGTGCCAATGCAAAGGCGTTTGCCGAGATCGTGGCGGCCGGTGTGCTTGCCGGGGAGCTGTCGCTCCTTGGGGCACTGGCGGCCCAGCATCTCGCAAAGGCACATAAGGAGCTTGGGAGAGGGTAA
- a CDS encoding AAA family ATPase — protein sequence MGRITKLHIENFRAIGSLDYTPHQLNIICGKNNTGKSALLDAIYISEGGDGAERRSFEEGKTPNFIKDGEPTARILSDRNEITIYRSLDIYRKAQPDSYTEIREYLLSMLLEDLEYYDDEFQEAYLKIILDSHEFIIIRSGSAYTVIPYNLSERQIITEQLREIIEDAEERQPQHHQSDDPGITTKRRRIRPVSAYRMLTTSLSNRFGHYQPFKESSSEIEQPIIKISHREKLSIKKMADEEIHLLEQFIKEHNLVRDLLRLTQDNVLYRRGDRIETVPISAHGDGFITLLSILYHLRRATDGILLIEEPENHLHPEYLTILIETLFTYAPELNVQVFMTTHSYDLIQIALEYPEDEAEKELLLISKMASDGVTIEKFDYTVDEGRRVIEDLKLDLRGI from the coding sequence ATGGGCAGAATCACCAAACTCCATATCGAGAATTTCAGGGCTATAGGAAGCCTTGATTACACGCCGCATCAGCTGAATATCATCTGCGGCAAGAATAATACCGGAAAGTCTGCCCTTCTGGATGCCATATATATAAGCGAAGGAGGAGATGGGGCAGAGAGGAGATCATTTGAGGAGGGAAAGACTCCGAACTTCATAAAAGACGGTGAACCAACAGCCAGAATACTCTCTGACAGAAACGAGATCACCATATATCGATCCCTTGACATCTATAGGAAGGCACAGCCTGACTCATACACTGAGATCAGGGAGTATCTTCTCTCCATGCTTCTCGAAGATCTCGAATATTACGATGATGAGTTTCAGGAGGCATACCTGAAGATCATCCTTGACTCCCATGAGTTCATCATTATCAGATCAGGGTCCGCCTATACGGTTATACCATACAATTTGTCAGAGAGACAGATCATAACTGAACAACTCAGGGAGATCATCGAGGATGCAGAAGAGAGACAGCCACAACATCACCAGTCAGACGATCCCGGCATCACTACAAAGAGGCGCCGGATTCGTCCTGTTTCTGCATATCGGATGTTGACGACATCTTTATCAAACCGCTTCGGTCACTATCAGCCATTCAAAGAATCTTCCAGCGAAATAGAACAACCCATCATAAAAATCTCCCATAGAGAGAAACTCTCCATAAAAAAGATGGCGGATGAAGAGATTCATCTCCTTGAACAGTTCATCAAAGAACATAATCTCGTCAGAGACCTTTTGAGGCTGACGCAGGATAATGTCCTGTACAGAAGAGGTGACAGGATCGAGACCGTCCCGATATCAGCTCATGGCGACGGATTCATCACCCTTCTCTCCATCCTGTACCATCTCCGCAGAGCAACAGATGGTATTCTCCTCATCGAAGAGCCGGAGAATCATCTCCACCCCGAATATCTCACCATCCTGATAGAGACCCTCTTTACCTATGCACCAGAACTCAACGTCCAGGTCTTCATGACGACCCACAGTTACGACCTCATCCAGATTGCACTGGAGTACCCTGAGGATGAAGCTGAGAAAGAACTCCTTCTCATCTCAAAGATGGCAAGTGACGGTGTGACAATCGAGAAGTTCGATTACACCGTCGATGAGGGGAGAAGAGTCATCGAAGATCTGAAACTTGACCTCCGGGGCATCTGA